AATATAGAATCAACGGTTCAGTCCATTCAACGTGCAGTTGAAGAGGCTGAATTGATGGCCGGTTGTAATATACATTCTGTCTATGTCAGTGTGGCTGGTAGTCACATTCGCAGCTTAAATTCTCATGGTATTGTCGCTGTTAAAAATGGCGAAGTGCAGAAAGAAGATATTGATCGAGTTATCGATGCTGCACAAGCGGTACCGATATCTTCTGATCAGCGAGTACTTCATATTTTGCCTCAGGAATACCATATAGACTCTCAAGAAGGTATTAAAGACCCTCTTGGTATGTCTGGAGTTCGACTTGAAGCAAATGTGCATTTGATTTCTGGTGCTGTGAACGCCGTAATGAATGTAGAGAAGTGCATCAAACGTTGTGGTCTAGGTGTGGATGGCGTCATTTTATCTCAGCTTGCTTCTAGTGAGTCATCGTTGAGTGAAGATGAAAAAGATTTAGGTGTTTGTCTGATTGATATTGGTGCAGGGACGTCTGATATTGCTGTATGGATTGATGGTGCCTTACATCATACTGCCGTGGTTCCTGTGGCTGGCGATCAGGTAACAAATGATATTTCGATGGCTTTGCGTACACCAACTCAACATGCTGAAGAGATTAAAGTGAAATATGCTTGTGCGATGTCTTCAATGGCATCTACAGATCAGGTTTTGCAAGTGCCGAGTGTTGGTGATCGTCAACCAAGATCGATAACTCGTCATGCTTTGACAGAGGTTGTTGAAGCTAGATATGAAGAAATTTACAGCTTAATTCTGGATGAATTAAGACGCAGTGGTTATGCGGAGCGTATCCCTGCAGGTATTGTAATTACTGGAGGTACGTCGCTTATGGAAGGTGCGGCGGAGTTGGCAGAGAAGGTATTTCAGATGCCAGTTCGATTATCTTTACCAGATTGTACTAAAGGAATGTCTGACATTGTCGATAACCCTATATATTCAACAAGTGTTGGATTATTGGTTTATGGTAGTAAAGAGGCTGAAGTAACCGAAATCTCGAAACGGATGATGTCTAAGACGCAAACTAAACGAGAATCATCAGTTCTGGCTCCTAAAGAAATCGGGCCATCCTTCAGTGCAACGAAGGCGTGGCAGAAATTAAAACACTGGTTTCAAAGTTATATATAGTCAGAATTGATAGTGAATTTATTGAGGAGCAATAAGCCCATGAATGTCTTTGATTTAGCTGAAGATAATTTATCAGATAATGCTGTAATTAAAGTTATAGGTGTTGGCGGCGGAGGCGGGAATGCTGTCCGTCATATGCTTGAAAACCGATTAGAAGGTGTTGAGTTTATATGTGCCAATACTGACTCTAAAGCGTTGATAGGATTCGAGACAGGGGTTTCTTTGCAGCTTGGCTCAACCATTACTAAAGGGTTGGGTGCCGGAGCAAATCCAGAAGTAGGGCGAGATTCAGCCTTAGAGGATCAAGAAAAAATCACCCAGCTACTTACTGGTGCGGACATGGTTTTTATCACGGCTGGTATGGGTGGTGGAACAGGTACGGGTGCTGCACCTGTTATCGCAAAAGTGGCTCGTGAATTAGGTATTTTGACGGTCGCTGTTGTTACTAAGCCTTTTCCATTTGAAGGTCGTCGTCGCGCTAGAGTGGCTGAAGAGGGTGTCAGAGAGTTGCGTGAAAATGTCGACTCATTAATAACTGTCCCTAATGAGCGCCTTTTGCCTGTATTAGGCAAAAATATTACATTATTGAAAGCGTTTGGCGAAGCGAATAACGTTTTGTTTAATGCGGTTCAGGGTATTACAGATCTTATTATGCGCCCAGGTTTGATCAACGTCGATTTTGCAGATGTGAGAACGGTCATGTCTGAAATGGGTATGGCGATGATGGGTACAGGATCTGCGTCTGGCGAAGATAGAGCAAGGGTAGCGGCTGAGGCTGCAATACATAACCCATTATTAGAAGATATCAACCTTAGAGGCGCACGAGGTGTGCTGGTAAATATCACAGCTAACGAGGAAGTTGGCTTGTCTGAATTTACCGAGGTTGGTGGCATTATAGAAGAATATGCATCGGAAGATGCTACCGTCGTGATTGGTTGTGCAATTGATCCTAGTGTAGGTGATGAAATGCGAGTCACGGTGGTTGCAACTGGTTTAGAGGGTCGATCTGCAGTTGAAATGAAGTCTGCTGTAGGTGAATCTGTTGTCTCTCAACCAGTTATGGCTAAGGTAGAGCAAGTTGTTGAAAGTAGTGATTCAAAAATGACTGTTGCTCAATCTGTGCCAAAGCCTTCACAGAAGACGAAGGTGGACATGGTAGAGAAAAACTTGGATGAAAAGAATGGGTCTGCTGACTCAGGCTCTATTTCAAGTGGCGATAAATTATCGTATTTGGACATTCCAGCGTTTTTGCGTCGTCAAGCTGATTAGTTTGAGTAAGAAAGATGCAATGTAAGTGCATTGGATTGTATAAAAAATGTGTTATTGATACTATTTTGTAAAGATTAGTGTCTAGTCATAAAAATGTAGGAATAAAATGGTACGCCAACACACACTAAAAAACATTATTCGAGCAACTGGAGTGGGTTTACACTCTGGCGAAAAAGTGTATTTGACACTAAAACCTGCACCTGTGAACACAGGTATTGTATTTGTTCGTACAGACCTGGATCCAGTTGTTGAGATTCATGGTGATGCACGAGCGGTTGGGTCAACAAATTTTGCTACGGCTTTATGTCAGGGTGATGTGAAGGTAAGTACCGTAGAGCATTTGTTATCTGCAATGGCTGGTTTGGGTGTGGATAATGCTTATGTAGAAGTGAGTGCTAGTGAAATTCCGCTTATGGATGGAAGTGCTAGTCCTTTTGTTTTTCTTCTTCAGTCGGCTGGTCTTGAAGCTCAAAATGCACCTAAAAAATTCATTCGAGTTAAAAAGCCTATTCGAGTTGATGAAGGTGATAAATTTGCTTCTCTTGAACCGCATTCAGGCTTTCGCTTGTCTTTCACTATAGACTTTCAGCATCCAGCTATTGGTGAAGATGTTCAAAGTACATCATTTGATTTTTCGACGACAACTTTTGTAAAAGAAATTAGTCGTGCTAGAACATTTGGTTTCATGAAAGACCTTGAATACTTTAAGAATAACAACCTTGCTCGCGGTGCAAATATGGAGAACGCTATTGTTCTTGATGATTACCGTGTGTTGAATGATGAAGGGTTGCGTTACCGAGATGAATTGGTGCGTCATAAAATTTTGGATGCGATCGGAGATCTTTATCTTCTTGGTCATAGTTTGATTGGAGAATATAAAGCGTATAAATCTGGGCATGCGTTAAATAATAAACTTTTGTTGGCTTTGCTTGAGCATCAGGATGCTTGGGAATATGTTGTTTATGAAGATGCAGCACAAACAACACCAATCTCCTATGTTGAGCCGGCTTTTGTTGGTGCGTAATAACTGATTAATTCTTGATCGTATTTTGAAAAGCCAGGCTATATGCCTGGCTTTTTTTGCATTTAGGTCCTTGATATTTCATGTTTTGTCACACATTACCGTGGTAGACTCTATTTATTACTAATTGGCTACGTTGAGTTCAAGATGTTAGGAACTGTAATTAAAAAAATTGTCGGTACAAAGAATGACCGAGAAGTGAAACGATATAAAAAAGTCGTTACACAGATAAATCAACTTGAAGAATCCCTTCAAAAACTCTCGGATGATGACTTATCTGCAAAAACCAGTGAGTTTCGAGACCGTCTTGATAAAGGGGAATCGCTTGACTCCATTTTGTCCGAAGCGTTTGCGGTAGTCCGTGAAGGCAGTCGTCGTGTAATGGGGATGCGCCATTTTGACGTTCAGCTTATCGGCGGCATGGTATTGAATGAAGGCAAAATTGCAGAAATGCGTACTGGTGAGGGTAAGACGCTGGTTGCCACACTTGCTGTTTATTTAAATGCACTGTCTTCAAAAGGTGTTCACGTTGTTACTGTGAATGATTACCTTGCTAAGCGTGATGCTAACTGGATGCGACCTCTCTATGAATTCTTAGATATGAGTGTTGGTGTCGTTTTCTCGGGTCAAGATAGAGATGAGAAAAAAGCATCCTATTTATGCGATATTACCTATGGAACCAATAACGAATTTGGTTTTGATTATCTTCGCGATAATATGGTTTTTCGTTTAGAGGATCGTGTGCAGCGTGATTTAAACTTCTCTGTTGTGGATGAGGTTGATTCTATTCTCATAGATGAAGCGAGAACGCCTCTTATCATATCTGGTGCGGTTGAAGATAGTTCTGAGCAGTATCGTAAAATTAATATGCTTGCTCCTCTTCTTGTTAAACAAGAGGAGAGCGAAAGTGAAGAGCCTACAGGGCATTATATTTTTGACGAATCGCAACGAAGCATTGAACTGACTGAAGATGGCCACTCCTTTGTTGAGGGTTGGTTGGTAGAGCAAGGTTTGCTTGGTGAAGGTGAAAGCCTTTATGCTGCAGGCAACCTTTCTCTATTACACCATGTTCATGCTTGTTTGAAAGCGCATGTTATCTTTAAGAAAGATATAGATTACGTTATTCAGGATGACCAAGTTGTTATTGTTGATGAGCACACTGGCCGAACTATGGCTGGTCGTCGTTGGTCTGAAGGTATTCATCAAGCTGTAGAAGCAAAAGAAGGGATGACGATTCAGGCAGAAAGCCAAACCTTAGCCTCTACTACCTTCCAGAATTATTTTCGTTTATATGAAAAGCTTTCTGGCATGACAGGGACTGCGGATACGGAGGCGTTTGAATTTCAGCAAATCTACGGATTAACCGTTATTGTTATTCCGACGAATCGTCAGGTTCAGCGTAAAGATTTTAATGATCTGATTTACATGTCAACAGAAGACAAGTTCGAAGCAATTGTGTTGGACATTGAAGAGATAGTCAAAGAGGGTCGCCCTGTATTGGTTGGCACCGCGTCTATTGAATATTCTGAGCTGTTGTCGAATTATCTTCTTAAAAAGAATGTTAAACATAATGTTCTTAATGCTAAACAGCATGAGCGTGAAGCTCAGACTGTTGCTGATGCAGGTCGCCCTGGTGCTGTCACTATTGCTACAAATATGGCTGGTCGTGGTACGGATATTGTTCTGGGTGGTAATTTACAAGTTGAGTTGGCTCAACTAGGCGATGGTGCTAGTCAAGATAGTATTGATGCTCTGAAAGCCGATTGGAAGTTGCGTAACGAGTCTGTTCTGGCTGCGGGTGGTTTGCATATTATTGGTACTGAGCGCCATGAATCTCGTCGTATTGATAACCAATTGCGTGGGCGTGCTGGTCGTCAGGGTGATGTAGGGTCCTCTCGCTTTTATTTGTCATTAGAAGATAACTTAATGCGAATTTTTATGTCTGATCGCATTAAAAAAATGATGATGGCGCTTGGGATGGAGAAAGGCGAAGCTATCGAGCACAAGATGGTTTCAAATGCGATTGAAAAAGCTCAGCGAAAAGTTGAGGGTC
This genomic stretch from Marinomonas primoryensis harbors:
- the ftsZ gene encoding cell division protein FtsZ produces the protein MNVFDLAEDNLSDNAVIKVIGVGGGGGNAVRHMLENRLEGVEFICANTDSKALIGFETGVSLQLGSTITKGLGAGANPEVGRDSALEDQEKITQLLTGADMVFITAGMGGGTGTGAAPVIAKVARELGILTVAVVTKPFPFEGRRRARVAEEGVRELRENVDSLITVPNERLLPVLGKNITLLKAFGEANNVLFNAVQGITDLIMRPGLINVDFADVRTVMSEMGMAMMGTGSASGEDRARVAAEAAIHNPLLEDINLRGARGVLVNITANEEVGLSEFTEVGGIIEEYASEDATVVIGCAIDPSVGDEMRVTVVATGLEGRSAVEMKSAVGESVVSQPVMAKVEQVVESSDSKMTVAQSVPKPSQKTKVDMVEKNLDEKNGSADSGSISSGDKLSYLDIPAFLRRQAD
- the ftsA gene encoding cell division protein FtsA encodes the protein MIVGLDVGTSKVICLVGEVLADGSLEIVGIGSHSSKGMKRGVVINIESTVQSIQRAVEEAELMAGCNIHSVYVSVAGSHIRSLNSHGIVAVKNGEVQKEDIDRVIDAAQAVPISSDQRVLHILPQEYHIDSQEGIKDPLGMSGVRLEANVHLISGAVNAVMNVEKCIKRCGLGVDGVILSQLASSESSLSEDEKDLGVCLIDIGAGTSDIAVWIDGALHHTAVVPVAGDQVTNDISMALRTPTQHAEEIKVKYACAMSSMASTDQVLQVPSVGDRQPRSITRHALTEVVEARYEEIYSLILDELRRSGYAERIPAGIVITGGTSLMEGAAELAEKVFQMPVRLSLPDCTKGMSDIVDNPIYSTSVGLLVYGSKEAEVTEISKRMMSKTQTKRESSVLAPKEIGPSFSATKAWQKLKHWFQSYI
- the secA gene encoding preprotein translocase subunit SecA, producing MLGTVIKKIVGTKNDREVKRYKKVVTQINQLEESLQKLSDDDLSAKTSEFRDRLDKGESLDSILSEAFAVVREGSRRVMGMRHFDVQLIGGMVLNEGKIAEMRTGEGKTLVATLAVYLNALSSKGVHVVTVNDYLAKRDANWMRPLYEFLDMSVGVVFSGQDRDEKKASYLCDITYGTNNEFGFDYLRDNMVFRLEDRVQRDLNFSVVDEVDSILIDEARTPLIISGAVEDSSEQYRKINMLAPLLVKQEESESEEPTGHYIFDESQRSIELTEDGHSFVEGWLVEQGLLGEGESLYAAGNLSLLHHVHACLKAHVIFKKDIDYVIQDDQVVIVDEHTGRTMAGRRWSEGIHQAVEAKEGMTIQAESQTLASTTFQNYFRLYEKLSGMTGTADTEAFEFQQIYGLTVIVIPTNRQVQRKDFNDLIYMSTEDKFEAIVLDIEEIVKEGRPVLVGTASIEYSELLSNYLLKKNVKHNVLNAKQHEREAQTVADAGRPGAVTIATNMAGRGTDIVLGGNLQVELAQLGDGASQDSIDALKADWKLRNESVLAAGGLHIIGTERHESRRIDNQLRGRAGRQGDVGSSRFYLSLEDNLMRIFMSDRIKKMMMALGMEKGEAIEHKMVSNAIEKAQRKVEGRNFDIRKQLLEYDDVANDQRQVIYRQRFEMMVSDDLSDAISAMREVVVTGLVDEFIPPQSIFDMWDLEGLEEKARNEFGLTLPVSKWVEEDKKLYEEPLRQKILDSFIDDYKAKEAIAGVQPFRAFEKQVLLQVLDTLWKEHLQTMDMLRQGIHLRGYAQKNPKQEYKREAFELFQGLLEQIKFEVIQIVTRVKVQSAEEAEKIEESRRQQDEKTTVSMVHDSLNSLSDTPSESNTAQEQPKVGRNEPCPCGSGKKYKQCHGSLI
- the lpxC gene encoding UDP-3-O-acyl-N-acetylglucosamine deacetylase, translating into MVRQHTLKNIIRATGVGLHSGEKVYLTLKPAPVNTGIVFVRTDLDPVVEIHGDARAVGSTNFATALCQGDVKVSTVEHLLSAMAGLGVDNAYVEVSASEIPLMDGSASPFVFLLQSAGLEAQNAPKKFIRVKKPIRVDEGDKFASLEPHSGFRLSFTIDFQHPAIGEDVQSTSFDFSTTTFVKEISRARTFGFMKDLEYFKNNNLARGANMENAIVLDDYRVLNDEGLRYRDELVRHKILDAIGDLYLLGHSLIGEYKAYKSGHALNNKLLLALLEHQDAWEYVVYEDAAQTTPISYVEPAFVGA